In Epinephelus moara isolate mb chromosome 9, YSFRI_EMoa_1.0, whole genome shotgun sequence, a genomic segment contains:
- the LOC126395792 gene encoding phospholipid-transporting ATPase ID-like: MGSVASFFGGLCGKEEKKEEQRHFRANDRPFNLSYHYADNAIKTSKYNLFTFLPLNLFEQFQRLANAYFLFLMVLQVIPQISSLSWFTTAVPLILVLSITAVKDASDDINRHKSDKQVNNRMVDVLIDGELKSEKWMNVQVGDIIKLENNQFVTADLLLLSSSEPLNLVYVETAELDGETNLKVKQALTVTGDMGDSIDALAKFNGEVQCEPPNNRLDKFKGTLSLDGQTYSLDNDKVLLRGCTLRNTEWCFGLVIFGGPDTKLMQNSGKTTFKRTSIDHLMNVLVLCIFGFLASMCTVLAIGNAIWEVREGSVFTVFLPRDPGVGAALSSFLSFWSYVIILNTVVPISLYVSVEIIRLGNSFFIDWDRKMYYPKNDTPAQARTTTLNEELGQIKYIFSDKTGTLTQNIMTFNRCSINGKAYGEVFDFSGQRMEITEKTAKVDFSDNKLADPNFIFHDHSLLETVNEGNPKAQAFFRLLALCHTVMPEEKEEGKLYYQAQSPDEGALVTAARNFGFVFRARTPETITAVEMGRTITYELLAVLDFNNVRKRMSVIVRSPEGKLTLYCKGADTIIFERLHPSCSKLVEVTTNHLNEYAGDGLRTLALAYKDLDQRYMVDWQRRHHEASTAMEDREERLDQLYEEIEKDLLLLGATAVEDKLQDGVPQTIEQLAKADIKIWVLTGDKQETAENIGYSCNMLREEMKKIFIVAANTAEGVKEELQNARREMCPEAAEEPSVVKARAGLFWLQKTETVQDEKVDGEYALVINGHSLAFALEKNLQLELLRTACMCQTVICCRVTPLQKAQVVQLVKKYKQAVTLAIGDGANDVSMIKAAHIGVGISGQEGMQAVLSSDYSFAQFRYLQRLLLVHGRWSYLRMCKFLQYFFYKNFTFTFVHFWYAFFCGFSAQTVYDEWFITLYNLVYTALPVLGLSLFDQDVNDRWSFQYPQLYSPGQLNLYFSKKAFVRCMLHSCYSSLILFFIPWAAMQDTVRDDGKDIADYQSFALLAQTCLLVVMNVQLCLDTHYWTAVNQFFVWGSLAAYFAVTMTMYSNGMFLIFTSSFPFIGTARNSLNQPNVWLTIFLTSLLCILPVVAFRFILIQLRPTINDKVRHKLRKEALPAPAPRRTLPRRISHRSGYAFSHSQGYGDLVTSRKFLLRRPLRSRSGLFTQTDSPLAHNQPQHYRTIAEEQEESQSPQTGGVNPAESVGSA; the protein is encoded by the exons ATGGGGTCGGTAGCGTCATTCTTTGGCGGGTTATGTggcaaagaggaaaagaaag aggagcagagacacTTCCGAGCTAATGACAGGCCTTTCAACCTCTCCTACCACTATGCT GACAACGCCATCAAGACCTCCAAGTACAACCTTTTCACCTTCCTGCCACTTAATCTCTTCGAGCAGTTCCAGAGGCTCGCCAATGCctacttcctcttcctcatggTCCTTCAG GTTATTCCACAaatctcctctctgtcctggtTCACCACAGCTGTCCCTCTGATTTTGGTGCTGTCTATAACAGCAGTCAAAGATGCCAGCGATGACATA AACAGACACAAAAGTGACAAGCAAGTGAATAACCGCATGGTGGACGTCCTCATCGATGGAGA acttaaaagtgaaaaatggaTGAATGTTCAGGTTGGAGACATAATCAAACTGGAGAATAATCAGTTTGTCACA GCAGACCTTTTGTTGCTGTCCAGCAGTGAGCCTCTCAACCTGGTCTACGTAGAAACAGCTGAATTAGATGG TGAAACCAATCTGAAGGTGAAACAAGCCCTGACTGTAACTGGAGACATGGGGGACAGCATCGATGCACTGGCAAAATTCAATG GTGAGGTGCAATGTGAACCTCCCAACAACCGTCTGGACAAATTCAAAGGAACCCTGAGTCTGGACGGACAAACCTACTCCCTGGACAACGACAAGGTGCTGCTCAGAGGATGTACTCTGAGGAACACTGAGTGGTGCTTCGGTCTGGTCATCTTCGGAG GTCCTGACACCAAGCTGATGCAGAACAGCGGGAAGACGACATTCAAACGGACGAGCATCGATCACCTGATGAACGTCCTGGTGTTGTGT ATCTTTGGTTTCCTGGCGTCCATGTGCACCGTTCTGGCCATCGGCAACGCGATCTGGGAGGTCAGGGAAGGCTCAGTGTTCACAGTCTTCCTCCCTCGTGATCCAGGGGTCGGCGCCGCTCTCTcatccttcctctccttctggTCCTACGTCATCATCCTCAACACGGTGGTGCCCATTTCTCTCTATGTCAG TGTGGAGATCATCCGTCTGGGCAACAGCTTCTTCATAGACTGGGACAGAAAGATGTATTACCCCAAGAACGACACCCCTGCCCAGGCGAGGACCACCACGCTCAACGAGGAGCTGGGCCAGATCAAATACATCTTCAGCGACAAGACCGGCACCCTGACGCAGAACATCATGACTTTCAACAGGTGCTCCATCAATGGCAAAGCCTACG GGGAGGTGTTTGACTTTTCTGGTCAAAGGATGGAAATAACAGAG AAGACAGCGAAGGTGGACTTCTCCGATAACAAGCTGGCTGATCCAAACTTCATCTTTCATGACCACAGTTTGTTGGAGACTGTGAATGAGGGGAACCCGAAGGCGCAGGCCTTCTTCCGCTTGCTGGCTCTGTGCCACACCGTCATGcctgaggagaaggaggagg GCAAGCTGTACTATCAGGCTCAGTCTCCTGATGAGGGCGCTCTGGTGACAGCAGCAAGAAACTTTGGGTTTGTGTTCCGCGCACGCACACCAGAGACCATCACGGCAGTGGAGATGGGCCGAACAATCACCTATGAACTCCTGGCTGTTCTTGACTTCAATAATGTGCGCAAGAGAATGTCTGTCATAG TGCGCAGCCCCGAAGGCAAGCTGACTCTATACTGCAAAGGAGCAGACACCATCATCTTTGAAAGACTGCACCCGTCCTGTAGCAAACTGGTGGAAGTTACCACCAATCACCTCAAC GAGTATGCAGGTGACGGCCTTCGTACTCTGGCGCTGGCCTACAAGGATCTGGATCAGAGGTACATGGTTGACTGGCAACGGCGGCACCACGAGGCCAGCACTGCcatggaggacagagaggagagacttGATCAACTTTATGAGGAGATAGAGAAGGACCTGCTG CTGCTGGGAGCGACAGCTGtggaggacaagctgcaggaCGGCGTACCACAGACCATCGAGCAACTGGCTAAAGCTGACATCAAAATCTGGGTGTTGACCGGAGACAAACAGG agacagcagagaatATCGGCTATTCCTGCAACATGCtgagagaggagatgaagaagatTTTCATCGTGGCGGCCAATACAGCTGAGGGAGTCAAAGAGGAGCTACA GAATGCAAGaagggaaatgtgtccagaagCTGCAGAGGAGCCATCTGTGGTCAAAGCTCGTGCAGGCCTGTTTTGGCTTCAGAAGACAGAGACTGTGCAGGATGAAAAGGTGGACGGAGAATACGCCCTTGTTATTAATGGACACAGTCTG GCCTTTGCACTTGAGAAGAACTTGCAGCTGGAGCTGCTTAGGACAGCATGTAtgtgtcagacagtgatttgcTGCAGGGTCACCCCTCTGCAGAAGGCCCAGGTGGTTCAGCTGgtaaagaaatacaagcaggcTGTCACTCTGGCCATTGGGGATGGGGCCAACGATGTCAGCATGATCAAGG CTGCTCATATCGGTGTAGGTATCAGTGGTCAGGAGGGCATGCAGGCTGTTCTCTCCAGCGACTACTCCTTCGCTCAGTTCCGTTACCTTCagcgcctcctgctggtgcACGGTCGCTGGTCCTACCTACGCATGTGCAAGTTCCTGCAATATTTCTTTTACAAGAACTTCACCTTCACCTTCGTGCATTTCTGGTACGCCTTCTTCTGCGGCTTCTCTGCACAG ACTGTGTATGACGAGTGGTTCATCACCTTGTACAACCTGGTTTACACAGCTTTGCCTGTGCTCGGCCTCAGCCTCTTTGACCAG GATGTAAATGACCGCTGGAGTTTCCAGTACCCTCAGCTCTACTCTCCAGGCCAGCTCAACCTGTATTTCAGTAAGAAAGCCTTTGTGCGCTGTATGCTACACAGCTGCTACAGCTCCctcatcctcttcttcatccCGTGGGCCGCCATGCAGGACACGGTCCGAGATGACGGCAAGGACATCGCTGACTATCAGTCCTTTGCTTTGTTGGCACAGACCTGTCTGCTGGTTGTGATGAACGTACAG ctGTGTCTGGACACACACTACTGGACCGCAGTGAACCAGTTTTTTGTGTGGGGCAGCCTGGCCGCTTACTTTGCCGTCACAATGACCATGTACAGCAACGGCATGTTTCTCATCTTCACCTCCTCTTTCCCCTTCATCG GCACCGCAAGGAACTCTCTGAACCAGCCTAACGTGTGGCTCACCATATTCCTGACTTCCCTCCTCTGTATTCTGCCTGTGGTGGCTTTCCGTTTCATTCTCATTCAGCTCCGGCCCACCATCAACGACAAG